The window AATTATAATATAATGAAACACGTTTGAAAAACGAATAACATTTGTACCGTAGACAGCAGGTGCTTTCTTCAAAGCTTAATTTCCTGCCGAGGTAAGATCGTATAGATACATGTCCTTTTTGACATTGTCTTCTTTGCCTCCGTGTCTACGCATGGAGGTTTTTTATTGGCTCGCGCGGTATAAATGTTCATCTGCCATATATAGGAGGTGTAAAGATGAGCACTGCAATTGAAAAAAAGAAACAAATTGTGGAAGAAATTACGGAAAAATTTAAAAACAGCGTTTCGACCATTGTGGTAGATTACCGTGGATTAAACGTTGCGGAAATTACAGAACTTCGTAAACAGCTTCGCGAAGCGGGTGTGGAATTTAAAGTATATAAAAATACTTTAACGCGCCGTGCTGCTGAAGCGGCTGAATTAACGGAAATCAACGACGTGTTGACAGGTCCGAACGCCATCGCTTTCAGCAACGACGATGTTGTAGCTCCGGCCAAAATTTTAAACAACTTCGCTAAAGAAAACGAAGCGCTTGAAATTAAAGCTGGGGTCATCGAAGGAAAAGTTGTTTCCTTAGAAGAAATCAAAGCGTTGGCTGAACTTCCGTCTCGCGAAGGTCTGCTTTCAATGCTGCTTAGCGTGCTTCAAGCACCAATCCGCAACTTTGCTCTTGCTGCTAAAGCTGTGGCTGAACAAAAAGAAGAACAAGGCGCATAATCTTTATTGCTATGATTATATGACTGCATTGTGATAAAATAATTTAAGGAGGAAAATAAAGATGACGAAAGAACAAATCATCGACGCTATCAAAGAAATGAGCGTTCTTGAATTAAACGACTTAGTAAAAGCTATTGAAGAAGAATTTGGCGTAACGGCTGCTGCTCCTGTGGCTATCGCTGGTGCTGCTGCTGGTGGCGCTGACGCTGCTGAAAAAACAGAATTCGATGTAATTCTGACTGATGCAGGTTCACAAAAAATCAAAGTTATTAAAGTGGTTCGTGAAATCACAGGTCTTGGACTTAAAGAAGCAAAAGAACTTGTTGACAATACTCCAAAACCAATTAAAGAAGGCGCTTCTAAAGAAGAAGCTGAAGAAATCAAAGCGAAACTTGAAGAAGTTGGAGCTGGCGTTGAAGTTAAGTAATTACAATTTTATGAAAAAGCTCGCTGAATCAGCGGGCTTTTTTGCACTTTTTCTT of the Bacillus smithii genome contains:
- the rplL gene encoding 50S ribosomal protein L7/L12 yields the protein MTKEQIIDAIKEMSVLELNDLVKAIEEEFGVTAAAPVAIAGAAAGGADAAEKTEFDVILTDAGSQKIKVIKVVREITGLGLKEAKELVDNTPKPIKEGASKEEAEEIKAKLEEVGAGVEVK
- the rplJ gene encoding 50S ribosomal protein L10, with protein sequence MSTAIEKKKQIVEEITEKFKNSVSTIVVDYRGLNVAEITELRKQLREAGVEFKVYKNTLTRRAAEAAELTEINDVLTGPNAIAFSNDDVVAPAKILNNFAKENEALEIKAGVIEGKVVSLEEIKALAELPSREGLLSMLLSVLQAPIRNFALAAKAVAEQKEEQGA